In a genomic window of Thermoproteus tenax Kra 1:
- a CDS encoding aspartate kinase: protein MRTVIKIGGSLLRSAQHFLDAAKFISTFDKPVVVVSAVKGVTDMLIELYKTRHESIYEAIREIHVEIAKRLGVSGIDPLLRELYKALDMPEGPDVLDYFMSFGERLSATIMHGLLRRIGLESKLFVAPIITDDNFGSAKPLEDKSLAEEIGENEGVSVVTGFIGRTRDGRFTTVGRGGSDYTATFLAKLLGYRRVILVTDAPGVLTANPQEVPEAKILPMMSVEEAVEAARLGAKNFHPRTFEPVTNGMYVEVRNYWSRGTVIGNFYAPPPYKVVLRCGEGSCVVGLDAEEIVKLGGEYVSRFAAHVPMPPKWAHDLFVKPYFEKLVWIN from the coding sequence ATGAGGACCGTAATAAAGATAGGGGGCTCCCTCTTGAGGAGCGCCCAACACTTTTTAGACGCCGCCAAATTCATCTCGACCTTCGATAAACCTGTCGTCGTGGTGTCCGCAGTAAAAGGAGTCACCGATATGCTCATAGAGCTGTACAAGACCAGACACGAGAGCATATATGAAGCAATTAGAGAGATACACGTAGAGATAGCCAAAAGGCTCGGGGTATCTGGCATAGACCCGCTCCTGAGAGAGCTGTACAAGGCCTTGGACATGCCCGAGGGTCCCGACGTATTAGACTACTTTATGTCTTTCGGCGAGAGACTCTCCGCCACTATAATGCACGGCCTATTGAGGAGGATAGGCCTCGAGAGCAAGCTCTTCGTGGCCCCCATAATAACCGACGATAATTTCGGCTCAGCTAAGCCGCTGGAAGACAAAAGCCTGGCCGAGGAAATAGGCGAGAACGAGGGCGTGTCAGTCGTGACAGGCTTCATCGGCAGGACCCGAGACGGCAGATTCACCACCGTTGGCAGAGGAGGCAGCGATTACACTGCGACCTTCTTGGCAAAGCTCCTAGGCTACAGAAGAGTGATTCTAGTGACCGACGCCCCGGGCGTTCTTACGGCCAATCCACAGGAGGTGCCCGAGGCCAAGATACTCCCAATGATGTCCGTAGAGGAGGCGGTTGAGGCCGCGAGGTTAGGAGCCAAAAACTTCCACCCGAGGACTTTCGAGCCCGTAACCAACGGCATGTATGTGGAAGTGAGAAACTATTGGAGCAGGGGCACCGTCATAGGGAACTTCTACGCGCCTCCGCCCTATAAAGTGGTGCTCAGATGCGGAGAGGGCTCTTGCGTAGTAGGCCTAGATGCTGAGGAGATAGTCAAACTCGGCGGAGAGTACGTGAGCCGTTTCGCTGCCCATGTGCCCATGCCGCCCAAGTGGGCCCACGACCTCTTCGTCAAGCCCTACTTCGAGAAGCTCGTATGGATAAACTAA
- the thrC gene encoding threonine synthase, which produces MFRCPKCGGLLDVSVKDLQWSPKGSGIWRYADMLPLKSGVTMGEGRTPLIESRLKRNLWIKFDGANPTGSFKDRGMALGVTVARESGANKVIVASTGNTAASAAAYAARAGMRAYVVLPKGNVARGKLVQAALHGAEILVVDGFFDKALDLVMEYGTKYAYPLNSFNPWRLEGQKTTAFEIYEDLGCPDNVVVPVGNAGNIYAIWKGFKELNMLGLCPKLPRMIGVQASGAAPLARAWREGLRVPLFVERPSTVASAIRIGKPVNWMKAFIAVQESGGMLVEVDDGEILRAQALLARNDGIGAELAGAASVAGALSLDLPGTTVAVVTGHALKDPDIVEVKTVQVPSHEELMRILER; this is translated from the coding sequence TTGTTCAGATGTCCCAAGTGCGGCGGATTGCTCGACGTCTCAGTCAAGGATCTACAGTGGTCGCCTAAAGGATCTGGGATCTGGCGCTATGCGGACATGTTGCCTCTGAAAAGCGGAGTGACCATGGGCGAGGGAAGAACTCCACTTATAGAGTCCCGACTGAAGAGGAACCTCTGGATCAAGTTCGATGGAGCTAACCCTACGGGTAGCTTTAAGGACAGAGGAATGGCGCTCGGAGTGACCGTGGCGCGCGAGTCAGGCGCAAATAAGGTCATCGTGGCGTCCACTGGCAATACTGCCGCCTCAGCCGCGGCTTATGCGGCGCGCGCCGGAATGAGGGCCTACGTTGTCCTCCCCAAGGGTAACGTGGCCAGAGGAAAGTTGGTCCAAGCGGCGCTACATGGGGCAGAGATCCTAGTCGTCGATGGATTCTTCGACAAGGCCTTGGATTTAGTGATGGAGTACGGCACTAAATACGCATATCCTTTGAACAGCTTTAACCCGTGGCGCCTTGAGGGACAGAAGACCACTGCCTTTGAAATATACGAAGATCTGGGGTGTCCCGACAATGTGGTTGTGCCTGTAGGAAACGCGGGAAATATCTACGCCATATGGAAAGGCTTCAAGGAGCTCAATATGCTGGGCCTCTGTCCCAAGCTACCGCGCATGATAGGCGTACAGGCGTCCGGAGCAGCTCCGCTGGCCAGAGCTTGGCGGGAAGGTCTGAGGGTTCCTCTGTTCGTCGAGAGACCGTCCACTGTGGCGTCGGCTATTAGGATCGGCAAGCCAGTGAATTGGATGAAGGCTTTTATAGCGGTGCAAGAATCTGGCGGGATGCTCGTGGAGGTCGACGATGGGGAGATCTTGAGGGCTCAGGCTCTTCTCGCGCGTAACGACGGTATAGGGGCCGAACTGGCGGGCGCCGCGTCGGTGGCGGGCGCTCTGTCGTTAGACCTCCCGGGCACCACCGTGGCCGTAGTCACGGGCCACGCCCTGAAGGATCCCGACATAGTTGAAGTTAAAACAGTCCAAGTCCCCTCTCACGAAGAGCTAATGAGGATTTTAGAGAGATGA
- a CDS encoding S49 family peptidase has product MDREKLVYVGLFLASLSVVLAVIYIAMGPPPQPAERHAKYIVVIPITTPITSCWVDPLVPKILALNSSDNVAGVILYIDSPGGTLDATEALYGALRGLDKPIYAVVVGLDASGAYYVSMTAQRIYVSGGSLVGNIGAWTVIEPYVFWTPLPAEVYSSGYDKLFGMSLPQYYNYVGQAAEAFLDAVEQSRGARLRASPDLLATGRLFTGAEAVKLGLADQIGGISQAVADMARSLGLVSYKVVSIYSYFGVSPPNCTASLSSEAKVPLGVLLNSTKVPVFYMYLGAVQLKINASVPSYRPPQFKPSGKYVVVDLSHGNLVPQEFIQALASYLALQNCSITFATSSDRLVQLLNNATALVVAEPTEPYSSSAEVIESFVERGGRLAVFYDPRLGYSLLATTPSEPIYLDSLLTPFGISIMPGYLYNTSASLLPFSYNWQFVESGYVNSTDLYHGDFLFYNPAALAGSGVGVYVNASLLGYGPGLYPVVLQRGNVTAVGTIMSFMPYFIEQGNNSRLLYSIAGWLCGPPRGA; this is encoded by the coding sequence ATGGATCGAGAAAAACTAGTCTACGTGGGTCTCTTCCTGGCCTCTCTCAGCGTCGTCTTGGCAGTAATATACATAGCAATGGGCCCGCCCCCTCAGCCGGCGGAGAGACACGCCAAGTATATAGTAGTGATTCCGATCACGACGCCAATAACTAGCTGCTGGGTCGATCCGCTTGTGCCGAAGATCTTAGCGTTGAACTCGAGCGACAACGTAGCTGGCGTCATATTATACATCGATTCACCCGGCGGCACCCTTGACGCCACCGAGGCCCTCTATGGAGCCCTCAGAGGGCTCGATAAACCTATCTACGCCGTTGTGGTCGGCCTAGACGCATCCGGCGCCTACTATGTCTCGATGACAGCGCAGAGGATATATGTATCCGGCGGCTCTCTCGTAGGAAATATAGGCGCATGGACCGTGATTGAGCCCTATGTGTTCTGGACTCCTCTGCCCGCAGAGGTCTACTCCTCGGGCTACGACAAGCTTTTCGGCATGTCGTTGCCACAATACTACAACTACGTCGGACAGGCTGCCGAGGCCTTTCTTGACGCCGTCGAACAGAGCAGAGGGGCCAGATTGAGGGCGTCTCCGGACCTCTTGGCCACTGGGCGCCTCTTCACAGGTGCCGAAGCCGTCAAACTGGGTCTCGCCGACCAGATAGGCGGCATATCCCAAGCCGTCGCTGACATGGCCAGATCGCTAGGCCTTGTCTCCTACAAGGTCGTCTCCATATATTCCTACTTCGGCGTGTCGCCGCCGAACTGCACGGCGTCTCTCTCAAGCGAGGCCAAAGTACCGTTGGGCGTCCTCCTCAACTCCACTAAGGTGCCTGTGTTCTATATGTACTTGGGCGCTGTCCAACTGAAAATAAACGCCAGCGTGCCCTCATATCGGCCGCCTCAGTTTAAGCCGTCGGGAAAGTACGTAGTAGTCGACTTGAGCCACGGCAATCTAGTGCCGCAGGAGTTCATCCAAGCCCTTGCCTCTTATTTGGCGCTCCAGAACTGTAGCATAACCTTCGCCACGTCCTCCGACCGTTTGGTGCAGTTGTTGAACAACGCAACGGCATTAGTTGTGGCTGAGCCTACTGAGCCCTATTCTTCGTCCGCCGAAGTCATAGAGTCCTTCGTAGAGAGAGGGGGTAGGCTGGCCGTCTTCTACGACCCGCGCCTTGGCTACTCGCTGTTAGCGACCACGCCGTCGGAACCGATATACCTCGACAGCTTGTTGACGCCGTTCGGCATCTCGATAATGCCAGGATATTTATATAACACCTCGGCGTCTCTGTTGCCGTTCTCCTATAACTGGCAGTTTGTGGAGTCTGGCTATGTGAACTCGACCGATCTATACCACGGCGACTTCCTCTTCTACAATCCGGCCGCTCTGGCGGGCTCCGGAGTTGGCGTCTACGTCAATGCCTCCCTCCTAGGCTATGGCCCCGGGCTCTACCCTGTGGTTCTACAGAGGGGCAACGTGACAGCGGTCGGCACTATTATGTCCTTCATGCCATACTTTATAGAACAAGGCAACAACTCGCGCCTACTATATAGCATTGCCGGCTGGCTCTGCGGTCCTCCTCGCGGCGCTTAG
- a CDS encoding MarC family protein, translating into MTPIEFLALVGQIYAIENPIGKLGIVGEMAMNKPKEFKRAIRAMAATVVVLSTIFSVAGAPLLALLNVNMASFKIAGGIIILATAIVTLVHGSTVTLRGRPEEVAVVPLATPLIVGPGTITTLILFSSIYGVSVTLLAALVASALSIMTLYGGAWFVRSFGPMPARALGRFMALIIATAGTDLILTGVSQYVSQLLRSLSQT; encoded by the coding sequence ATGACGCCGATCGAGTTCCTGGCGTTGGTGGGCCAGATCTATGCCATCGAGAATCCAATAGGGAAATTGGGCATAGTGGGCGAAATGGCGATGAACAAGCCCAAGGAGTTCAAGAGGGCCATAAGAGCCATGGCGGCCACCGTCGTCGTGCTTTCTACGATCTTCTCTGTCGCCGGTGCGCCGCTCCTGGCTCTCTTGAACGTGAACATGGCCAGCTTCAAGATCGCCGGCGGAATAATCATATTAGCCACGGCGATTGTAACCTTAGTTCACGGTAGCACTGTGACTCTTAGGGGCAGGCCTGAGGAAGTCGCCGTAGTACCACTGGCGACCCCACTGATAGTCGGCCCAGGCACCATTACTACGCTCATTTTATTCTCAAGCATATATGGCGTATCAGTGACTCTGTTGGCAGCTCTGGTCGCCTCGGCCTTGTCTATAATGACTCTATACGGAGGGGCTTGGTTCGTAAGATCTTTTGGGCCGATGCCGGCTAGAGCTCTGGGCAGGTTTATGGCGCTTATAATAGCGACTGCGGGCACAGACCTCATCTTAACCGGAGTATCTCAGTATGTATCTCAACTTCTCCGAAGCCTTAGCCAAACGTAG
- a CDS encoding GNAT family N-acetyltransferase: MRREYSRGIEYASAVVQDGLGDVAVVFVGETPAGTEVFYALELQPRVCVHYYIAVLREYRGRGLGKLLVRSVEGRCRAQAYLATTTSDNVGARRLFASLGYTEYSWEELDVSARNLLLRATCGYDDDLVLIKGIAPSALRDVRNVSAKFNERECYYVWLRLRRS; this comes from the coding sequence TTGAGGCGCGAATATAGCCGTGGCATCGAATACGCCTCTGCGGTCGTACAAGACGGGCTGGGCGATGTAGCCGTCGTATTCGTAGGGGAAACTCCGGCGGGCACCGAGGTGTTCTACGCCTTAGAACTACAACCGAGAGTGTGCGTCCACTACTATATAGCGGTGCTCCGCGAATATAGGGGGCGCGGCTTGGGCAAGCTGTTAGTGAGGTCGGTGGAGGGGAGATGTAGGGCGCAGGCATACCTAGCTACTACGACTAGCGACAACGTCGGGGCGAGGAGGCTGTTCGCCTCGCTGGGATATACGGAATATTCTTGGGAGGAGCTTGACGTGTCTGCGCGTAACCTACTGCTGAGAGCTACGTGCGGGTACGACGATGACCTAGTGCTTATTAAGGGCATTGCGCCCTCGGCGCTACGTGACGTGCGCAACGTCTCCGCGAAATTCAACGAGAGGGAGTGCTACTACGTTTGGCTAAGGCTTCGGAGAAGTTGA
- a CDS encoding acetate--CoA ligase family protein, with translation MSRVIERARAEGRTKLFESEAFDLLRQYSIPVPEYGVASDEKEAVDIAERIGYPVAVKVLSRMIVHKTDVGGVVLGVADKDRLIEACAKIRANVRAKAPYADIEGCLIQKMVPQGTELIVGAVYDDIFGHVLVFGLGGILTELYRDVSMRIVPVEEEDAWDMIREVRAYKLLTGYRGTAPRDLPAIVDIIVKFSKLLSENPEIKEADLNPVIALEEGKGAYVVDARFLLGGPD, from the coding sequence ATGAGCAGGGTCATTGAGAGGGCCAGGGCCGAGGGCAGAACGAAGCTGTTCGAGAGCGAGGCATTCGACCTACTTAGGCAGTACTCAATACCTGTGCCGGAATACGGAGTTGCGTCTGACGAAAAGGAGGCAGTAGATATAGCAGAGAGAATAGGGTACCCAGTAGCAGTTAAGGTATTATCGCGCATGATAGTGCACAAGACCGACGTGGGAGGCGTCGTACTCGGAGTAGCCGACAAAGATCGTTTGATTGAGGCGTGTGCCAAGATCAGAGCCAACGTGAGGGCCAAAGCGCCGTATGCCGATATAGAGGGCTGTCTAATCCAGAAGATGGTGCCCCAGGGCACGGAGCTTATAGTGGGAGCCGTCTACGATGATATATTTGGCCACGTCCTGGTATTTGGGCTCGGCGGAATATTGACCGAGCTATACAGAGATGTATCGATGCGCATAGTGCCTGTCGAGGAGGAGGATGCGTGGGATATGATAAGGGAGGTCAGAGCCTACAAGCTCTTGACGGGCTATCGCGGCACCGCTCCTAGGGATCTGCCTGCGATAGTCGATATAATTGTTAAGTTCTCCAAGCTTCTTTCGGAGAACCCCGAGATCAAGGAGGCCGATCTGAACCCCGTCATAGCTTTGGAGGAGGGAAAGGGGGCCTACGTCGTTGACGCAAGGTTCTTGCTAGGAGGGCCGGATTGA
- a CDS encoding acetate--CoA ligase family protein, producing the protein MAPDAGLEPLLSPKSVALVGASPKQASVGYVILENLLNRFKGVAYFVNPKYDTVEIAGRQVKFYKSLSEIPEPVDLVVIAVPAQVVPQVLEEAGKRGVKAAVIISSGFAEVGNKDLEDEVKAIGKMYGIRILGPNCLGVYNAFNGLDTVFLPTDRAGRPPAGPLALISQSGAVAASIMDWAARRQIGLSIMVNYGNKADVDDVELLRYFGQDDRIKVITIYLEGFRYPREATGFLEVAKEVVKKKPIIAYKAGRTSAAQRAVRSHTAALAGSYEMYKGLFRQAGIIEASNIREMFDMAKALASQPLPRGRRVLVLTDSGGMGIQAVDSLESLGLEVPEVPESIRRDLKRELLPFSALGNPVDVTGSATDQHYKVVLEALLPTAFFDMALVITLMQVPGLTQNLAEYIIDAKRFKKPIAVVNFGGSELVQTFTKTLEEAEIPTYSTPDRAAKALWALYEYAKIRRVVRT; encoded by the coding sequence ATGGCTCCGGACGCCGGCCTTGAGCCCTTGTTATCGCCGAAGTCTGTAGCCTTAGTCGGCGCGTCGCCTAAACAGGCGTCTGTGGGGTATGTGATATTGGAGAACTTGCTCAATAGGTTTAAGGGGGTTGCCTATTTCGTCAATCCAAAGTACGATACTGTTGAGATCGCCGGAAGACAGGTCAAATTCTATAAATCGCTCTCAGAGATACCGGAGCCTGTCGACTTAGTTGTAATAGCCGTGCCGGCCCAAGTAGTGCCCCAAGTCCTAGAGGAGGCAGGTAAAAGGGGAGTTAAGGCCGCAGTTATCATCAGCAGCGGATTCGCGGAGGTGGGCAACAAGGATCTAGAGGATGAAGTGAAGGCGATTGGCAAAATGTACGGCATAAGGATCCTAGGCCCCAATTGTCTCGGCGTCTACAACGCCTTCAATGGCCTAGATACCGTCTTTCTTCCCACTGATCGCGCCGGGCGGCCGCCGGCTGGACCCCTCGCCCTAATCAGCCAGAGCGGGGCCGTGGCAGCCTCAATTATGGACTGGGCTGCGAGGAGACAGATAGGCCTCTCGATAATGGTCAACTACGGAAACAAAGCGGATGTAGACGATGTTGAGCTCCTGAGATACTTCGGACAGGACGATAGAATAAAAGTTATCACAATATATCTAGAGGGGTTTAGATACCCTAGGGAGGCCACCGGATTTCTGGAGGTGGCCAAGGAGGTCGTTAAAAAGAAGCCGATCATAGCATATAAGGCCGGCAGAACGTCGGCGGCGCAGAGGGCTGTGAGGTCCCACACAGCAGCGTTGGCTGGGAGCTACGAGATGTACAAGGGCCTATTTAGACAGGCGGGCATCATCGAAGCCTCGAATATTAGGGAGATGTTCGACATGGCCAAGGCGCTTGCTTCGCAGCCTCTCCCGCGGGGCAGGAGAGTCCTCGTGCTCACCGACTCGGGAGGCATGGGGATTCAAGCAGTCGATTCTCTGGAGAGTTTGGGCCTGGAGGTGCCCGAGGTGCCTGAGTCAATCAGGCGCGACCTTAAGAGGGAGCTACTTCCGTTCTCGGCGCTGGGCAACCCTGTGGATGTCACAGGCTCGGCCACCGATCAGCACTATAAAGTGGTGCTCGAGGCGCTCCTCCCGACGGCCTTCTTCGACATGGCCCTGGTGATTACGTTGATGCAAGTGCCGGGCCTTACGCAGAATTTGGCCGAGTATATTATAGACGCCAAACGGTTTAAGAAGCCTATAGCTGTTGTGAACTTCGGCGGAAGCGAGCTGGTACAGACGTTCACCAAGACGCTTGAGGAGGCGGAGATACCCACGTACTCAACGCCGGATAGAGCCGCCAAAGCTCTGTGGGCTCTCTATGAATATGCAAAAATACGCAGAGTTGTGAGGACATGA
- a CDS encoding 50S ribosomal protein L40e, with the protein MPITLDPEKLKIVIEHRFNYKVCRNCGAKNPPEAVKCRRCGSRNLRLKKFKSK; encoded by the coding sequence ATGCCTATAACTCTAGATCCGGAGAAGTTGAAAATAGTGATAGAACACAGGTTTAACTACAAAGTGTGCAGAAACTGCGGAGCCAAAAATCCGCCTGAGGCTGTGAAGTGCAGAAGGTGCGGTAGCAGGAACTTGCGCTTGAAGAAGTTCAAGAGCAAATAG
- a CDS encoding ferredoxin produces the protein MLRVVIRASECFACGLCYVLAPNVFVEGADGKAEIDPRFRSNTPFEGEVPDDLAPDVIRGMMTCPSKAIDIAT, from the coding sequence ATGCTCCGAGTAGTTATAAGGGCCTCCGAGTGTTTTGCGTGCGGCCTCTGCTACGTTCTGGCTCCCAACGTCTTCGTGGAGGGAGCTGACGGGAAGGCCGAGATAGACCCGCGCTTCAGGTCAAATACGCCCTTCGAGGGAGAGGTGCCCGACGATCTGGCGCCCGACGTAATCAGAGGCATGATGACTTGCCCCAGCAAGGCCATCGACATAGCTACATGA
- a CDS encoding transcriptional regulator, translating to MSFLTDRERIINFLLSLREPVDVYEIQRVAAPDLRPSDIYEELEHVAKTLKRRGLKLVVVPARCRQCGYEFRDRERLKKPSKCPRCRSERIDPPKFYIEH from the coding sequence ATGAGCTTCTTAACAGATAGAGAGCGGATAATAAACTTTCTATTATCGTTGCGTGAGCCCGTCGATGTTTACGAGATACAACGGGTAGCGGCGCCCGACCTTAGGCCCTCGGATATATACGAGGAGCTGGAGCACGTGGCGAAGACTTTGAAGAGGCGCGGGCTTAAACTCGTCGTAGTGCCCGCGCGTTGCCGCCAGTGTGGCTACGAGTTCAGAGATAGAGAGCGCCTCAAAAAGCCCTCTAAATGCCCCCGGTGCCGCTCGGAGCGCATAGATCCTCCTAAGTTTTACATTGAGCACTGA
- a CDS encoding NUDIX hydrolase, which translates to MCLANETPPGGPNTAAVALLLQGGRFLLIKRAEREGDPWSGHVGFPGGHWKPGESLLDTVTREVLEEVGIDLRTAHLMGVMEPDSPMNARDLKVYPFVFELGSVGDIRLGEEVAGYMWVTKSDLVETEWRGRPAFNVMGWIVWGLTYRFIKRAIQCGII; encoded by the coding sequence ATGTGTCTTGCTAACGAGACCCCTCCAGGCGGCCCCAACACGGCGGCCGTCGCCCTCCTGCTCCAAGGGGGAAGGTTTCTGTTAATAAAGAGGGCAGAGCGTGAGGGCGATCCTTGGTCTGGCCACGTAGGCTTCCCCGGCGGTCATTGGAAACCGGGCGAGAGCCTGCTCGATACGGTGACAAGAGAGGTCCTCGAGGAGGTGGGTATAGACTTGAGGACGGCGCATCTGATGGGCGTTATGGAGCCCGACTCGCCCATGAACGCGCGCGACCTCAAGGTTTACCCCTTCGTGTTCGAGCTGGGCAGCGTCGGCGACATCAGACTGGGCGAGGAGGTCGCGGGATATATGTGGGTCACAAAATCGGACTTAGTGGAGACCGAGTGGAGGGGAAGGCCGGCGTTTAATGTGATGGGGTGGATAGTTTGGGGGCTCACCTATAGGTTCATAAAGAGGGCTATCCAGTGCGGGATCATATAG
- a CDS encoding bifunctional ADP-dependent NAD(P)H-hydrate dehydratase/NAD(P)H-hydrate epimerase, producing the protein METITSLDMYAADRNAEWLGVPRLALMENAGAAVARAVLSEYPQALKVLVVAGTGDNGGDGMVAARHLHAGGKAVRVIVLGEPKEELARANFEALKRTMVQMAVTGTPEELLAVQGWFMWADVIIDAVLGTGIRGKLREPHSTAIDLMNIATAPKIAVDVPSGLDPDTGEVRDKAVRAAVTVTFHKAKPGLLKPESVKYVGKLIVENIGIPPEAELYVGPGDFRRLNFARRAESKKGDHGRVLVVGGSAEYSGAPIYVALAALRSGVDLVIMAEPEPAAVAAKSYSPDLISVPLSGDRLKPAHVEKILELAQRADVVAIGPGLGLELDTQEAVKSLFSKLSGKKPLVIDADAIKALAGLGSVEGNVVFTPHAGEFRALTGVEPPAKLEERIEAVKREAARLNAVILLKGRYDVISDGKRVKVNITGTPAMTVGGTGDVLTGLVAGLATKGKDLLHAAALAAFINGEAGEQAARELGFHITASDLIRFIPSVIKKYADERITGS; encoded by the coding sequence ATGGAGACTATAACGTCGTTGGACATGTACGCCGCGGATAGAAACGCCGAATGGTTGGGCGTGCCCCGCCTAGCGCTGATGGAGAACGCAGGGGCCGCCGTGGCTAGGGCCGTCCTCTCCGAATATCCGCAAGCCCTCAAGGTGCTAGTCGTGGCAGGCACCGGCGACAATGGAGGCGATGGGATGGTTGCGGCCAGACACCTCCATGCGGGAGGCAAGGCCGTCAGAGTGATAGTCCTCGGCGAGCCCAAAGAGGAGCTGGCCAGAGCGAACTTCGAGGCCCTCAAGAGGACGATGGTTCAGATGGCTGTGACGGGGACGCCAGAGGAATTGTTGGCAGTACAAGGCTGGTTCATGTGGGCCGACGTAATAATAGACGCAGTGTTGGGGACAGGTATCAGGGGCAAGCTTAGAGAGCCCCACTCCACGGCCATAGACTTAATGAATATAGCCACAGCGCCTAAAATCGCCGTCGACGTGCCCTCAGGCCTCGACCCCGACACAGGCGAGGTTAGGGATAAGGCTGTCAGAGCCGCTGTGACGGTGACTTTCCACAAAGCGAAGCCTGGCCTTCTCAAGCCCGAATCTGTCAAGTATGTGGGGAAGCTCATAGTGGAGAACATAGGCATACCGCCCGAGGCCGAGCTCTACGTGGGGCCCGGCGATTTCAGAAGGCTCAATTTTGCGAGGCGCGCTGAGTCCAAGAAGGGCGATCACGGCAGAGTGCTCGTGGTGGGGGGATCCGCCGAATATTCGGGAGCGCCCATCTATGTGGCGCTCGCCGCGCTCAGAAGCGGCGTGGACTTAGTCATTATGGCCGAGCCGGAGCCCGCCGCCGTAGCCGCCAAATCTTACTCGCCCGACTTAATATCGGTGCCGCTCTCCGGCGACAGGCTTAAGCCGGCCCACGTGGAGAAGATCTTAGAACTGGCTCAGAGGGCCGACGTAGTGGCGATAGGGCCGGGGCTTGGCCTCGAGCTCGACACCCAAGAGGCGGTCAAATCGCTTTTCTCAAAGCTCTCGGGCAAAAAGCCATTAGTAATAGACGCGGACGCCATAAAAGCCCTCGCGGGGCTCGGCTCAGTTGAGGGCAACGTCGTCTTCACGCCACATGCAGGCGAGTTCAGAGCGCTCACAGGCGTCGAGCCACCGGCCAAACTTGAGGAGAGGATCGAGGCCGTCAAGAGGGAGGCAGCCAGATTAAACGCAGTGATACTCCTCAAGGGCAGATACGATGTAATAAGCGATGGGAAGAGGGTAAAGGTGAATATAACTGGGACTCCGGCTATGACCGTAGGAGGCACTGGCGATGTGTTGACCGGCCTAGTGGCGGGGCTCGCCACCAAGGGCAAGGATCTGCTCCACGCCGCCGCTCTGGCTGCGTTCATCAACGGAGAGGCCGGGGAGCAAGCGGCGCGGGAGCTCGGCTTTCATATAACTGCATCGGACCTCATAAGGTTTATCCCCTCCGTCATTAAGAAGTATGCAGACGAGAGGATCACTGGCAGTTGA